The sequence below is a genomic window from Lolium perenne isolate Kyuss_39 chromosome 4, Kyuss_2.0, whole genome shotgun sequence.
TGACCAGGTAATCTTGGTGTGTCACCATACTGCACGAGGCCACCCATAATACCAGTGTCATGTCGTTAAAACGGCACACACCACCACTATCCCACTAACAGTGGCATGACTTTGGAGTGAACACGCTACTGGTGTGCGAGGCTAATGCCTTGACCCAACATGTCACATCATAGATCACATCATGGGCGAGTTGAACACATTGACGGTCTATGAGAAATAGAAGGGACACGATCAAGTTTAAACCGCAAGTGTCTATGGTATGAATAATAGTCATGCTGGTCAAGCAAAATAATTTGCAAACACAATATCGTTCTCTTCATAAAAAATGTCTTGCAAGTTTCTGGTGCATCGGAAAACTTATTTTTTTGTTAAAACTTGCGCTAGACAACAATGCATTTCGTGAGTGACACCTTTTTTCTTCTTGCATCAAGGTCCATGCCACGATGAAAATGATAATTAAAGATCCATCATGTGGTGGTTTCTATATATTAAAATCTACAATGTTGAGAAAATATACTCTAGAAATATATTTTAGGGGTGGATGTATTAATATCAAATTGGTTGTATaaatgttattatgtttgtccatATAAGTACTTTTCGCTACCTTAGGGTAATGGAGGGAGTAATTTATTTTTTACCTTGAATTTTTTGTACTCTAATAATTTCcattttttgaattgtttaatgaTTTTTACGAACTCAAGGCCAACTTTGAAGCCCAAAATGTATTATTAGCCATCCTACCTAAGTTACCAAGGTGGCGCCACGGCGACCCCCGGCGAGACCATTGCTTGTTGTCCTATCCTCCCCACCATTGCcttgcatcgaaatcatcccgcatGTAGCCATTCATTGATTCCATTCCTCTTCTCATAATAAGTCATTTTCCTCCTTTTTCCGAATCGACCACGACGCACAAATGATAGGGAGATTTGACGATTACAGTTGACCGTTTAGGTGAACATACAGGCGCCACGACATAGGGGAGTAGGTGCAACAGTTGAGCGAAGGTGCACATACTACACCATGACCGCTTGGCCTCCTCAAGGTTGTCCTACGACGGTTGTCCATGCCGACACCTGCAGAACACTCCGCGGTCTATAATCGGCTTAGATAGAACAATGAACATTGGATCTCATGTGACCGGCCTCTACACCTTAATGTGCCCGTCGGGGAGAACGAGAACATACGAAAGTGAGACCAGAAGAGGGCAAAACAACACATGTATTTTGGTTTCTATGCATGTACATAGTTGATGGAGGGCAAATGAATGAAGTGCAATGAAAACTGGGAAAAAATCGATTATACTTGAAAGTCCCAAAACCATGGTTAAAGACCAAATTCGGGATGACACGCCAAAAAAAGAGAGATCAAAATTTGGACCCACGCTTCACCACTTGAGCATTATGGGACCACATGTCAGTGAAAATAGCGTCAGGTCGCACCTCTCCAGTCCAGAGCCTTCTAGAACATTACCGGCGCGGGCGTTCGAAATTTTGGGGAATCGAGCCGGGAGGGAAAAAGGAGGGAGGAAGCCGTTCCTCGTTCCAATCCGCTCgtcctccccctccccctccgcTCCGGCGATTTCATCCCCCGGCGAGGGGCTCCATCCGcgggtcttctccggcgagaggaggaggCTGCCTGCGCCGCCGCGGGGATTCGGCTCGTCGGATTAGGGCTCAGGTGAGACGCGCGCAATCTTCTCGTTGTTTTTTATTTTCGTTTCTCCATTCCTACGTCATCTGGTCGCTGATGGCGTTTGATGGCGATACGTTCGTCCTTCCGTAGACTCTTCCAGCGCGGGGTCGGCCACGGCTACCAGGATTCGGTGCGGTGTTCCAGTTGCAGGACCAGTTCCCGGTGATCTCGAGCTTTTCCCCAAGCCCCTCACCAGTGCCGACTCGATTCAGGAGGTTAGTGCTCGTTTTCCGGATGCGCAGAACGCTGCAGTTCCCCGTGTTGCTATAACCACTGCGTGTGCTGCGTCGAAAATCACCCCCACGTGTACTGATGCGCATGTCTGTTCAGAACGCCGTGCGCACGTGTTGTGTGCTGCGAAATCACCGTCTCTGGAGTAATGATTAATTTGGACTTTGGAGCAAATCATATTTGGGGGAGCAAGCGGTAGGATACCAGCTAGATGCGCTGTTAGTATAGCATTTTACGTTACAGCTAGGCCGTGTCTTATCTTATAGCACGCGTGATTGCTAACATTGGGAATTTGGGACTACACCTAACATATGAAGCTCTCGAATGGTGATTTTGTTTTGGATATAAAATACTTGCAGTTCACTGTAACTCCTTCAGCAAAGAGCCAGTTATTTCCCTCTGCTTGTGGTGCGCTTTTGATGATTCATAGCAGTGTTACTTGAGTTGCTGATCCTGAGTAAAATACCTACATAGTTGGCGCAGGTTTTGTAATGCAATTTTGGAGTCTGCCATGAATTAAAAACAATCGTTGGGTATGGTGTCTTAGGTTTCCCCATCGACGGTGTTGACTCGACTTAACACTGTGAATCATTGATCCAGATGGTGTCGCCCTGAGCTGTAACCGAATCACCTTATCATTACTGTCTACATGAGGTGTGCTTTTGATGGTTCATAGCAGAGTTACTTGAGATGTGGATCCTGACTGAAAAACCTAGTTGCCACAGTAATTGTAATGTCATTTTGGAGTCTCCCATGAATCAAAAACAGCCATTGCCATTGGGTATGTTGTCTTAGGTTTCCCCATCGACGGTGTTGACTCGACTTCGCTGTGAATTATTGCTCTAAATGCTGTAGCCCTGAGCTGTAACTGAAGCACCTTATCACTAGCGTCCACGTGGACATCCACAGCTCACAAATCTTCTGCTGATATATGTATTTGTTTGTCTGGGTTGTTTGTCAAAGCTGGTAATATATTACTCATCATGGTTGTGCAAAAAACACTAGCGTTAAGATCAAAACCACGACGCAATAAATTAAGATATATATTTTGCAAAACAAAGTAACATTGGTGTGTAAAATACAGCAGTGACTTTtccccttcttgcataagcatttGTCAATCACTGGCACTGTTTCCTTTTTTAGCCCATCCTTTATGCATATATAACGTACTGGACCTAGAAGCTGCAGGTACCAACAATGGAGGTTGGCAGCTGCACAACAACACTAACATATCCGTTCCATGTGTATACCTTTTTTTTTATGGCATTGTTTAGATGTCAGGGAGAACATGACACTTTTTTCATCAAAAATGGATGTAATTTGATGGATATTTTGAAGACTCATATTAACTGTGGACATTGACAACTGAACAGTAAGACACTAAACATATCATTCGCTGCGTACCTATTTTGGTACTGAATTGATGGCGAGGTGTACATGGCACCTTTTTCATCTAAAATGGATGTTATTTGATGGTTGTTTTGATGATATTTTTCCCTTGCTCACTACGACCATTAACACTACAAATATAGGATCATATAGGCTGGAATCTCACTTCTTATCCTTCTGGGATCAGAATCAGCACAAAATTTATGCACATATACCTGTTATCACAATTGTAGGAACTGCTACTAGGAGAAACGATTTTTTGCCCGTATCGAGAGTTTTGGATGTTCTCCATAGTTTACTTCACACCGTGGGCATGCATGGATTGGGGTAGGTCGTGTTTGAGGAAGTTCGTGTTCCCATATTGCATTATGTTTCATTTGATCATCTTTACCCTCCTGCTCACTGCGGTAGCTGCTAAAGTAGCGTCTAATATTTTATAAGTTTCACTTCTACCCAAATACCATAGCCCGTTTGTTATATGTGATGCCAACCCCAAGCATCCTTCTAGGTTTTTATCATTAGTTGTATAGTTACACCTTTCTATTGCCTACCAGAGCAACGTGCGCTGCAATGTCAACACCCAAGCGCATGAGTTCGAGATAGCCTAGCCTCAGTATTTTATCAACTGTGTTGATCTACTCTTTGTTTGTATGGTTCACCAATATTGATCAGAGTTGTAAGAGACAACTACAACAGTTCAAGATTGATCGACTCTTTGTTTCTGTGTTGCTGCTTGGCCCACGGTACCCACTATGTACTAGTCGAAACTCTTTTACCATAACCACGACGTGGGTGCTATTTTACTGCCCTGCAAATCTCCAAGATATACTATTACGCCATGTATGTTTAGAATGCCATACTCATGTGTTGTTTTCTGCCAATTTATCACTGATTAGGACTTTGAAGGAAAGCGTATTTCAAAGAGAAAAGGGGTAGTATACGAGCTGGATTACCCGAGGTAGTATAGTTTTTCACGTTATAGCTGGGGTGCCTTGTAGCTTGCATGATGATATGAAGCTCTTGAATGGTATTTTTTATGCGACAACTTTTTCTCCCTGTGTTAGATGTTGATTTACCATCAATGCTAGTCATATCCATTGCCAATTGTGCATCCTACATTTTTTTGGCATTCTATTGATTGCAGGGAGAACCTACATTCTTGGCACATTTATTGTAATGTAATTTTGGAGTCTGCTATGAATCAAAAACAGCCATTGGGTATGGTGTCTTAGGTTTCCCTATCGATGGTGTTGACTCGGCTTTGCTGTGCATTATTGCTCTAGATGCTGTCGCCCTGAGCTGTAACTGAAGCACCTTATCACTAGCGTTCACATGGACATCCACAGCCCACACATCTTCTGCTGGTCTATGTATTTGTTTGTCTGGGTTGTTTGTCAAAGCTGGTAATATATTACTCATCATGGTTGTCCACAAGACTAGTGTTAAGATCAAAACCACCACGCGGTAAATTAAGATATATGTTTTGCAAAACAAAGTAACATTGGTGTGTAAAATACAGCAGTGACTTTttcccttcttgcataagcatttGTCAATCACTGGCACTGGCATTGTTTCCTTTTTTCGCCCATCCTTTATGCATATATATGAGTTCTAGATTGCCTAGCCTCAATTTGTTTTCCATGTATTGATCTACTCTTTGTTTCTATGGTTCGTCAATATTGATAAGAGTTGTAGGTGACAACTTCAACAGATTAATTATATGGCTTCATTAGCAGGAACGAAGCCAGGAACAACGAGATTAAGATAATTTGGATTGCTTGGGAGTATCGGCGAGCCTGCAGCTTTTTCTACTTATCACCACGTGGTTCTGGTTCACCTTGATCAGCTAGGTGATTGTCCTATTTTGTTTCTTTATTTTAGCAGCATACTTCTATTTCGTTATTCGAAGATATTCACATACTTGAGGGTAAGGAGAACAGTAGCTATTTAGCTTGAAAGACCATACTTTCATGTTGTACTGTAAGCAAGCATTGCAATAATTATTTTTGCGGAATGCATCTGAAAAACACTTACTTGAATATATGTCCTGCATTTTGAATGTTATTTGCTTGTTGAGTTAGATGTAGCAAGTTCTTGAGAAATAGTAAAATACTATAACTAGTTAACTGCAAATAGAATGCAACAAATGATTTTCAAAGCCGTAGGTCCAATATGCGAAGATTCTGGTGCTTGTGGTGTGCTTTTGATGGTTCATGTGAAGAGTTACTTGAGATGTTGATCCTGACTGAAAAACCTACATAGCTGGCACAGGTTTTGTAACGTAATTTTTGAGTCTGCCAGTGCCATCAATAAAAAACAATCAGTGGGTATGGTGTCTTAGGTTTCCCCAGGTGTTGACTCCACTTCGCTGTGAATCATTGCTCGAAACGGTGTCGCCCTGAGCTGTAACTAAAGCACCCTGTCACTAGTGTCCACATGGACATCCACAGCCCACACATCTTGTGCTGGTATATATTTTGTTTGTCTGTGTTGTTTGTCAAAACTGGCAATATATTACTCATCATGGTTGTCCAACAAGACTAGTGTTAAGAACAAAACCACCATTCCGTAAGTCAAGATATATATTCTGCAAACCAAAGTAACACTTGCGTGTAAAATACAGCAGTGCCCCTTTCCCTTTTTACATAAACATTTGTCAAGCACTGGAATTACACTGTTTAAAGTACTAGACCTAGAGGCTGCAGGTGCCAGAGGTTGGCAACTGCACAACGACACTAACATATCCATTCTGTGTCTATACCTTTTTTTTTGGCACTGTTTAGATGGCAGGGAGAGCATGACACTGTTTTGATGAAAAATGGATGTAATTTGATGGATATTTTGAAGACTCATAGAAACAGTGTACATTGATAGCTGAAAAGCAAGACACTAAACATATCATTCTATGCCTGCCTCTTTTGGTACTGAATTGATGGCGGGGCGTACATGGCACCTTTTTTGTCTAAAATGAATGTAATTTGATGGATGTTTTGAAGATATTTTTCCCCTTGCTCACTACTACCATTAACACTGCAAATCTAGGATCTTGTAGGCTGGAATTCATGTTTTATCCTTCTGGGATCAGAATCAGCACTAGATTTATGCACATATACCTGTTATCACACTTGTAGGAACTGCTAATAACAGAAACTTTTTTCCCCTGTGTCAAGAGTTTTGGATGTTCTCCATAGTTTACTTCACAGTGTGCACATGCGCGGATTGGAGTAGGTAGTGTTTGAGGAAGTTTGTGTTCCCATATTGCAATATTTGATCATCTTTTGCCTCCTGCTCACTGCGGTAGCTACTAAAGTAGCGTCCAATACTTTATAAGTTCCACTTCTACCCGAATACCATAGTCCGCTTGTTATATGTGATGCCAACCCCAAGCGCCCTCTTTTAGTTTTTCTTTCATCAATTGTATAGTTCCACCTTTCTATTGGCTATCAGAGCAAAGTGTGCTGCAATGTCAACACTCAGGGGTATGAGTTCCAGATTGCCTAGCCTCAATATTTTATCCATTATCGATCTACTCTTTGTTTCTATGGTTCATCAATATTGATCAGAGTTGTAAGCGACAGCTACATCATTTTAATTCTGTGGCCCCAttagcaggaactaagcgaggaacTACGGGAACAAGAGGACTGGGATTGCTTGGGAACATCGGAGAGCCTGCAACTTTTTCTACTTATCACCAGATCAGCTAGGTGAATgtcctattttctgtttttattttagcaGCATACTTCTATTTCATTATTTGAAGATATTCACATACTTGAGGGTAAGGAGAACAGTAGCTGTTTAGCTTGAAAGAACATGCTTTCATGTTGTACTATAAGAAAGCATTGCAATCATTATTTTTGCGGAATGCATCTGAAAAACACTTACTTGAATATATGTCCTACATTTTGAATGTTATTTGCTTGTTGAGTAAGATGTAGCAAGTTCTTGAGATTCATTTTGAAATAAGGATAAGAAATTTTATAGAGAAGTAGTAAAATATTATAACTACAAAGAGAATGCGACAAAATGATTTTCAAAGCCGTAGGTCCAATATGCAAAGATTCTGGTGCTTCGTTATTCTGGCAGATGTCCAGACTAATCTGCTGTGTCAAAATGATGTAAAAAAGGTTCATAACTTGTGACAGCGAAATGCAGGGAACAGATCTAGCAGTGGACATGGAACGGCTCGCCGGGTGGAAGAACAGCATCTCTGCATCCTTGTCGAACTGGGGAAAGACAAACGACGAGGAATCTTCTCTTAGGATACCTTTGCTGGGCGAAGTGCCTCCTGCTTCTGAGGTAAATTATCATTACATTGTTGTTAGAATTACTTTAAATGCACATATTCTAATTTTTATTTGGACTTACCTAATATGCATTACATGACACATGCCTCTGATTTGTTCTTCTGGTGCAGGCAAGCAAACGCGAGAATTTGCTGCTGCTGCAAATATTCGCTCTGGGTGCCTCCTTAACTTTGCTACCATATATGGGGAAAGAGGGATTGCTAAAGGATCCGTCTTTTCCAGATGCTTACCGTTGGTGGGTAAATGTTGTGTTCCCTACTTGGTGGCTTGTGGTCTGTTTGGGCGTGCCTTGCAGTGTATGGGGGAGGTGGTGGATTGAGATCAAGTATGCTCGCTTGTCAACTCATCTGGCAATGCTCGGTATGTCAGGCATTCTAATTTTATTTCACTTTCTGTTTTTAGGGTGTTAGATAAGATCAAAACTATTATATCACTGGGTTTAGAAAATGAATAAAAGAAATAACTCTCCCATTCTTGTAGGAATTACCCTTCAAGTTATCATGTTCTCTCATTGGATGCTTGCTACTGAGGCTACGACCGTGAGATTATGCCTTTTGCTAGCTGCTTCGGGGTTGTTTTTTCTTTTCTGGTTACGGGTATTATTCTAGCCCCGGTTTCTTTGTTTTCTTTACCAATGTATTATTTTTCTCCTAGCGCCACTTGTCACACATGATAGTTACTAATCCATATGCATATTTCCAATGCAGTGCAGGAGACATGTGATGGAGCTTGCGGGAGCTGATTTTGATTCTCGTTCAAAGTGATCTGTGATAACTGATACATACGCTGTGTAGACCCTCAGAAGATTGATAGGTGATACCGTGCTAGCGATACGGCTTTGTACATGGTTGGGATAGTTTCACACGTGACGGGTCCTGGTGTGGACCACAAGTTGACACAACAATATACATGTTGATATACTGTTTCTTTGTTCTCATTCATAGAATTTGGAGGAACTGGAAGGATGTTTCTTCCTGACACCGGTCTAGCGCGACCGCTGAATATTCATGGAATTTGTCAGATTACAACAATGATGTGAATTACTACATGTGTTCTTCCCCTTGAGCTGGCATGTTGGTCTGTATGTCTCCTTGCGTGATCATGAAACCGAATCCCACCGGAATAAGGGACAAAACCAGAAGTGCTGCCATCTTATAAGGGTCTTGCAGATCAGGATCCAAGTTCAAATGTCGCGCCACGAAAATCCAAACGATCATTCCGATGCTCACCATGGCTGTAAGACACTGCAATGACACAGATAATCTGTAAGCACATGATAGATTAGAAAGATGAAATAATTGTGTACTGGTCTTGATCAAAGAACTGAACGATGGCTGTATCTATATCCAGGGGATCAAGTTATGGCAGGAAGGAGCTTGATATGGTACCCTGGCGAAGATCTTGAATAGTCTCCAGTTGGCGGGGTTGGGCTGGGTCGGCGGCGGTTGCTGTCGGACGTCCGCACCTTCTTCGATCCCACGACACAGGAGGTTGTCGTCATGGTCAGGGGAGGGTGTGCGGAGGTAGTATGCAGGAAGAACGAAGAAGAGGCTCCCCATCGACGGATGGAACACGGCGGGCGGGCGGCCGGCGAGAGCAGATGCGGCGGCGGAAAATCGATCGCAGGAGTAATCGGAGTCTATATTTTTCTGAAGGGTAGGACTAATCGGAGCCTTTTAAGTACTGGTTTTGGCGATTACCTCGATGGATAACACTTTGCCGTCGCGGGCCTGTTCTTGCGCTGGATACTATAATAAGCCTGGCATCGTGTATCACAGAAAAGCCCAATAAGGGCTTGTTCGATTTGGACCGCTATAACAAAGACTAGTCGGAGTCTATTTTCTGAAGATGACTGGAGGGTGGAGGCATTCTTTGCTTGATTGCGCAAACTGACTATGGCGGCACGCAGTGTGTGGGCATCACTAGAAGAAGAGCTAGAACACATCTCTGTCAATCAACGTAGAAGTGCCAAAGAGTGGATTTTTCCCCCTCATAGCACTAAACCATAGTCAGTTTGTGAAAATTGTTGTTGCACTCTGGTAAAAGCCATCCACGAAGAGAATTTTCAGAGCCCATTTGCAATTTTCAATTTCATTGAAAAGTCTATAGGTGACCCCAGTTTTCCGGGTGCAAAAGTTTGGTCTATGACGACTGATGGGTCTCCTCGTTCATCAACACCTAAGTGGATTCCTCCACCAAGCGATCAAGTCAAAATTAACATTGATGATGTAGTTGCCCGAACAAAAAATTGTGGAGTGGTGGCGGCAATTTGCCGCAGTCATGATGGACACTATATTGGAGCGCCTCTGCCCTTGAATGTCCGGGAATTTCTGAACTTGCAATGCTTGAATCAATTGCATGTCGTGAAGTCTTAGCGTTGGCAAATAACCTTTAGGTTTCTAAATGTGTGATCGCTTCACACTGCCTTGAAGTGATTTCAGCTTGAAGAAGAATTACCGTCCCATATTTAGTATTGTTTTGAATGAAATAAAATCTCGTAGTGTTGAGTTTGTGGGGGTTAGTTTTATTCATGAAAATAGAGTGTCTAATGGGCATGCCCATGATCTGGCTTGTACCTCTTTGGATTTGGATCAGGGTCACCGCTCATGGCTATTGAACCTACCTGATAAAGACATTGTACCACTGCTTATTGAGTATAAACAGATCTATATGTTGCCTAAAAAACCAAGCGGATTGGAACCCTAAAAAGAACATGCGGATTGAAGAGTATAGGAGTTGATTGAGGATAATTTTGAGTTGCGATGACCTTCAATCCATTTCAAACCCCATCTAACAGAACATGGACTAAAACTAGAAGCTACAAGGCATGGACGTGATTTTACCACAAGGCAGATATAGTCCTTATTTTGAACGTGCTTACGCACTTAACTAGTGTTAATACAATCTTGTAATATAAATTTAAGTACGTACCCAAGCTTGTAAGGGtttgtgaccaccctcaagggacgCTTAGTGGATCGTGGACTTCCTTTTAGTGGGAAGGTTGAAGGAGAATACGGTGAGGCATTTGTGGTGTTTGGGGTGCTTTGGCCTTcataccgctccaacggagagtagtacTCGTAAGAGTTTGAACTTTGGGATACATCGTTGTCTAcatgtgcctcggttatttctatgccCGACCTCTTTACTTATATATGCATTTTACTTTATGATAGCCTTAGTGCTTCAAGTTATATTTTTTTATGTTGCTTGTCTTGCTTAACATAAGTTGTTGGTATACATATGTGAACCATAGTATACATATGTTTTGCGATGAACAAATTAAATGcttgttttattccgcatttattCAAGCCAATATTCTAAAAGTTTTAAACTGCAGCTTAgccccctctaggcggcatccgtgtcctttcagtagGATATACTTTTTCACGTTATAGATGGGGTGCCTCGTAGCATGCATGATGACTAGCATTGTGACTACACCGATGATATGAAAATCTTGAATGGTATTTTTTATGTGGCAACTTCTTTCTCAGTGTTTTAGATGTTGATTGACCATCAATTCTAGTTATATTTATTGCCAAGTGTGCATCCTACTTTTTTGGAGAGAGAAcatgacacattttccattaaaaATGGTTGTAGTTTGAAGACTCACAGAAACTGTGGGCGTTTGCCAACACAGGTGGGCGATCCTAATCTATTTCCATTGGCACATGATCTTTCCGAGCTCGGTGGCATGAAATCAATATCCGCCATTAGGTCATCCATAGTGCATAGAAGGAGGAAACAAACAGAACGAGACATTTTTAGGAGACAAAAGTTCTCAAAAGGAGGCACCACATGAGCGAGGGGGATTATGATAGAGATGAAGGGAATATGCCcgtgaggcaataataaaatggttattattttaTTTCATGTTTATAATATATGTTTATTTCCACGTTAGAATTGTATTAAtcagaaacatcaatacttgtgtGTTTAATAAACAAACAAGAGTTCCTAATGAAGCCTCTCTTTTAACTAGCTCATTGATTAACAAATGATcaaggtttcctgatcatgaacattgggtgTTGTTAATAACGGGATCACGTTactagaagaatgatgtgatcaaCACATACCTGGGTAGGTATAGCAATacaatcaagtcattaagtttacATTGTTGTATGAAAGACATACGAAGTAGCTCTATTCCTTACACCATGAGATCATGTCAATCACTAACACTGGAAGAgtattttgatgacatcaaacgTCACACCGCAacagggtggctataaaggtggattTGTGTACTATGAATGTACTAGTTGACgttcatggatcaagagtggtaTTTATCAATCCCGATGACAgagagatatactctgggccctgttGGTGATATCACATTGACACCGCTTGCAAGCACGTAACTAGGCACATGAATGTCATATCACAGAATGAGTAAATAATACTTTTCAATAACGGGATAAAACTAGGTATAGTTGATATCTTTGACCAGATCCCAgaaaagtaaaatatcgcgagataaAAGGAATTGGTCACGATGTTTATGGTTCACGCAATCACAAGTTTCATCGTTGAATGAGTGAGAGTCATtacggatctccagatcccaccgaTGATTATTGATCGGAGATGTGTATCTATCATGTCCACATTATTCATGTACTGTAGGGTGACACATTTAAGGGTCGTCGATGCTTTTGAGTGGATACGGAACACCGGAGAAaagttgtaagggtacattgcccctaagtgtgtttatcgtaattaatgacaatcctctacagactaatgttttcattgtgtTTATATGAAGAAATGTTCCATACATAtttcttgtagtccatgtgttggattcaagtatggatgccataaaCATAATTATATACCTTTCGTATTGGCGTC
It includes:
- the LOC127292260 gene encoding uncharacterized protein, which translates into the protein MERLAGWKNSISASLSNWGKTNDEESSLRIPLLGEVPPASEASKRENLLLLQIFALGASLTLLPYMGKEGLLKDPSFPDAYRWWVNVVFPTWWLVVCLGVPCSVWGRWWIEIKYARLSTHLAMLGITLQVIMFSHWMLATEATTVRLCLLLAASGLFFLFWLRCRRHVMELAGADFDSRSK